cacccagctttttcttgcataccagacggggatttccggtatctttatcggtgctggaaaaatccatctaacaccccggggtgtaagatgactctcgtgctgtaaatgacgtataacgaactacatatatgcagaagatttatgtagttatttatattttatttaaaaaacggaataaaaattcactaccttgacagttcctattggttcctgatagtatatttctcgattcaaatcacgttattttatcaaaaattcataacgttacgctgcaactgataaaacaaaactggaactaaacattattgtttgttttgaaacgtcatgacgtctttcctgtttacggacgttggtttcccgcgctttgtttaattaaggtaagagaccaccaattgttttcccatagacttacattgtaacattatggcgtgtacggccttccatacatcgaaacatgtatatctaattgcaagtttttcaagaactatcttagttctaccaaaatatcggacgaaaaacatatgaatagtgatattttatttaagtaattttcgtgtgaatgagatgaccccctgtttacatcattgacatggcgggagaaattcgtttgataaaactttttttcaatacataaaatgtagcaaattttgtcaaaatgtataataaaatactgtaaatgcagtgaaaaaatatcaattttgaaaaaataatcacttcctgggtttgtttacatgactgaccaatcagaccgcacagacgttaccttattcccaggtatacacttacctcattcccagtaagttccctgtacttttttgaattggtggtctctgacctatagatgaatgtttcgtatcaaattttccaattttacagcgaaattgtgaaacatgatccaataccaaatgtcttacaaagtttcatcaagaaatgttcagttttaagaaagatatggacagtttactgaggtcaccccctgtcgatttatatgcccaggctcagtccctgtcgtcgtcagattgcaatttttcgtgaaaatttcagttgtctgcttttgatttgacttggaagctgaaatacgattcattccgtaaaaaatagaaataaggtctaataattttgatcattctctaacattacagagataaaaatgatcctttttgtccaaaaagctcagataaaaatgggcacacctgttaaaaaaagaggccaaattaaaaaaaaattcaaatttcacgcttatttttgcacgaaaacgtctttctacaccatttacaacagatttgtggccatttaggcctacattacctgtgatgacttccgacgaaagtcatgttttagctctattataggtaagagaccaccaattgttttcccatagacttacattgtaacattatggcgtgtacggccttccatacatcgaaacatgtatatctaattgcaagtttttcaagaactatcttagttctaccaaaatatcggacgaaaaacatatgaatagtgatattttatttaagtaattttcgtgtgaatgagatgaccccctgtttacatcactgacatggcgggagaaattcgtttgataaaactttttttcaatacacataaaatttagtaaattttgtcaaaatgtataataaaatactgtaaatgcagtgaaaaaatatcaattttgaaaaaataatcacttcctgggtttgtttacatgactgaccaatcagaccgcacagacgttaccttattcccaggtatacacttacctcattcccagtaagttccctgtacttttttgaattggtggtctctgaccttaaaTACattgccataagaaatagttctaaaaagaaagccgttcgattgattttatttttattatcatttcttgaaatcggtatgcaagaaaaagattctgtcactggttataggtgcagatggaaatatccggctctcgggtaactgtttaggcggtaactcggcagagagcctcgttaccgcctaaacagttaccctcgaggccggatattcccatctgcacctacaaccagtgaaagaatcttatattatttacttccatgcatacataaaatacgaagaacgtggccttgaagattttacagttttaatgaactgagcactgaacgttttgtaaaacattttgcaaaacagcagaatttcttctcacaaaatacattgagatatattcatctattgttgacaaaaatacaagtgcacgggagtacgcatttctaaccggaaggcgatggcacgatggtaaaaacgcgatggtacgatggtgaaaacgcgatggtacgatggtgaaaccacgatggtacgatggtgataacgcgatggtacgatggtgaaaacacgatggcacgatggtgaaaccacgatggtacaatgatgataacgcaatggtacgatggtggaaacgcgatggtacgatggtgaaaacgcgatggtacgatgatgataacgcgatggcacgatggtgaaaacgcgatggcacgatggtgaaaacgcgatggcacgatgatacgatgatgaaaacgcgattgtacgatggttcgatggtgaaaacgcgatggtacgatgatgaaaacgcgatattacatcgacatttcaccatcgtaccatcgcaccatcgcaatttcatcatcgtgccatcgcgttttcaccatcgtaccatcgttgtttcatcatcgtgccatcgcgccatcgcgttttcgtcatcgtaccatcgtgcatcgcggtttagtattaaataaaaagtcacgattatccaaacggaacaccgtagataacaaatacataaatagaACATTTTTAAGTACaatctttataaatatatttgtcaataaCGATATCATAAAAGTACAATGTTTATGCTACGCGTCAATGTAGTTGAAAATAAACTGATTCAGTAGAGTTTAAGATTTTCACCTACACTATCAAATCTAATGCAAACCAGGGTGAATATTCCGTCCATAGTTTGCATTGATCTTAAAGGTATCCGAGTGGCAGTAGAAACTTCTTTAAGTTTAAGCACATATTTAAATATCTTGGAGTTATAATTTATAATGAATTATTTGAATGGTTGTGTCTGATATTCCAAAAGAAATCAAGGGAAATCTTGTGGCGGAAAAGATGGATGAAAAATAAGTAGTTCAAGCCTTGAAACCAAACCTTTGTATTACTATGGTCTTCAAATACATGGCTTACTGTATACAATTttcacagaatttttttttaaaagttttaactaTTGATGATTCGTATTAAAAAGGATTATACTTTGCGATCAAATCATCTAAATTTACATCTTCCCCAACAGAGACAGAATCCTAGTGCTAAGCCGAAGTCTGTTTTGTTCTGCAGTTGGTGGTCAACTATTTTGTGCTAGAGCTTAGGAAATATAGACGGTTTGCGACTGTTACCAAATATAGTCGGCCGGTGACTAATGAAGATAGCAATCTAGTGGCAGTTTTAGCTTGGCAGATTAAATGGCGGTCGtttaatctttaggtcaagatgtGCGGCATGGTTTTACATCTACCCTGCTTAGAGATTAAGGAATTTAAAGACTTAATTTCCGAAGTAATTAAAGAATGTTAATTCAACATAAATTATTGTTGAAATCGAGGTCAAGTAAGTACTAGTAATTGATAAAGACAAATATCGATTGCATTATTAGTTAACTTACAAATCGTCCGTCATCTGCTATTTGAAGATCTCCAAGGTCCACCTGTCTCCGTCCAATAAGAACAATGTTGGAAAAGTAATTATCCCCTGACAACTGTTTAAGTAACGCCTTGCCTGTCTCGCCCGTATATCCTAAAACAAAAGCTGTAACACTGGAGGACATTTTAAAACCACAGTCACGTGATTTCTGCTGTACTTAATTCTATATTTACCCTACagtcattttcacattttaatccAAAAACTATAAGAATAGGTAACGAGCAATTTTAAACTACCATATCAATATTTCCATTACTATTATATTTACGAATTAGTTTTACTTATAAATGCAAACGAAAGGATTGAAGTTTAGTGTCATTGTGACCTAGCCATTGGACATAGATATTTCCGTGTCTGTTTACATTTACATAGCATAATCGACCGTACCGTAACTGATaatattacggtgttccgtttggacaatcgtgactttttattaaTACTAAACCGTATATTATTGATAGCATTCATACACATTTTATGTCAGGTAACAATTTGATTACCGTGTCAGGACATGAACGAGCggccaaaaaaaataatataaataattttctttgagtgtttttttttaattaggtgGATGGTCCGTAGTCCGAaattaacataaacattttttctctTCTCAAATCTACTGGGGGCCtcagtggctgagtggttaaggtcactgactttgaatcacttgagCTACACCTatgtgggttcgggcctcactcgggacgttgaattcttcatgtgaggaagccatccagctgactttcgaaaggttggtggttctaccaaggtctTCGCCCGTGATGTAATAATGAACGGAAggacacctggggttttcctccaccatcaaagctgaaaagtcgccatatgatctgtaAATGTATCGATGCGAGGTTAACCCtaacaaaacaaatctacttGTCAAAATTACCCCTTAACTTTGTCTACAACATCCTGCCAATGTCCTTTCGCAAGTTTGTCCAAATGGCAACGCTTGATCCCGTTGAGGATCGCTAGAGTTTAAACCAGAAAAATCTTTAaaggacttcttctcatgaaccgcttgatggatcttaatCAGATTTGGTTTGTACCATCATTTTAAGGTATTCAAAAAATGGGCGTTTGGCCTCTTTTAGGGATCGTTAGAACTAAAACATAGGCTTTTTGATAGACTTTTCATGATCTGCTGAAATGattatcatcaaacttggtctgtagcatcattaaaatTTCTTCtcctaatttgtttaaatggggtaCACGGCCCCGTGTAAGGGGCaatagagttaaaaatagaaagaaatatatttgaatgactttttcccatgaaccgcttgatggatcttcatcacgCATGGTCTATAGCATCACAAGGCACTCTCCAAAGTTTATTCTAAAGGGGCACATTGCTTCTTCTTATTAAACAAACACGATTCATGATTCAGTGTAATACTATCCTACATATATTTATGGTCAaatagtcaaggtcaggtgagcgactgagtgacctagggccaccatggccctgttgtttgtttttgctttgtttaaagtcacatcaacacaatttatatcatatggcgactttttgaGGCCCTTCCATGCGCATTGTTTCAAGTATGGGCTGACACCTAGGTAAAAGCATTGACGTCCCTTAACCCTTATTATGTTGGACACGATTGAgtctgcgtttgcgaccagtgtagatcatgatcagcctgcacatccgtgcagtctgatcacgatctgcactgttcgccattcaggcagtatctttttggtaagcacaccttttaacagttaatggtactgtccaaattgaaagatggaccagttcattatagaaatttagcgggaaAAGGTTTAAGCCAGCTAGAAAGTTTTAACATATGAAGAACCCTACATCCCTAGCGAGGTTTTGAACTCGCATCTGTAATTCCAAGTCAacggccttaaccactcagccacagaggcccggCAGAATAAATACGAAAGACGAAAGGCTTTCcaaagaaattattgtttttgaaaatatattttatctttttatattgatagtttttttattactattcattatttattttgtaggaAAACAAAGGATAAGATTCAATAGCAGGCCACGCTAAAAGAATGGAGCCTCCTGGCTTCTGAACCCTACAGTAGTGTATATTATATTAATGGTGGAGTCttctaaacattttaataaaaaaaatgatgtgtCTAAAATAGTGCAATACAATTGCATTTAAAATGATACTTCTTATATAAACAAGTTCTTGAATTAGTTTTGTTTCTACCTACATAAGAATGAAGCATACAACGCAACAAAgcaaattgagccgcgccatgagaaaaccaacataatgcatttgcgaccagcatggatctagaccagcctgcgcatccgcgcagtctggtcaggatccatgctgttcgctttcaaagcctattgcaattagagaaaccgtcagcgaacagcatggatcctgaacagactgtgcagatgcgcaggctggtctggatccatgctggtcgcaaatgcactatgttggttttctcatggtgcggctcaaattaatGATACACTCGGTTATGTTCACGAGCTTGGACCAATTGTCTCGTGCTCCCAAGCACGTGCTTAAGCTGAACTTTATTAGAAAagtatgttgaatgaactccatgattcCAAATGACCAGAAATAGTGATGACTCCAAATCCAAGTACTGGACGGCTTTTTTTACTCCCGTCCAAACGTGTCAAAGCAAATTAATAACAAGCTCGGCTGTCTgggtctgtttatgagaggttatgaaaaatgcaacacctctcaagaCTTCTAGAACCAGCTTGAGTGGCACTTTCTTATAAAAGTACATTGAAGTTTGCTTGTCAAACGTTCTCTCTGTGTATGATAACTAtcttattaattaaattttaacagaGGTTTAATTTGTGTCTCAGTTCAAATTCATTCGTGCACAATAATTCTGTTTGAATCTTGATACACTTTATACGCTTTTTGAAACAAAGACTAATGAGGGAGATATTAGTTTAAAACTTTGAGAGACCTGAACGACATcgaacgtttgtttgtttgtttgtttgttttggggtttaacgccgtttttcaacagtatttcagtcatgtaacggcgggcagttaacctaaccagtattcctggattctgaaccagtacaaacctgttctctgcaagtaactgccaacttccccacatgattaatcagaggtggaggacgaacgaGTCTATCAAGTGTTGTTCGAACTTGTTAAAGGGAACATGTATTTCACGTGTAAAACATAACAGTAGTATATTTAAACACACGCTACACGGAATAACCTCTActtaaaataactaaaatacgcgtctgttttttttttcaaatatacattTTAGGATGATAAGGTAAAGTGTAAGAACAAGATACACTCTAGTagtatcaaaataatttaataaattatctaaGATTATTTACAACATGGATTAATGGAAAGTATTATCACATGATAGGTTAGATATTTagcacatttattactgtatcccaagtccaaaacgaggtttGTACGGACTGTACAGACATTTTTGCACGTTGggtttattatacatgtatattataccCTTCATTCAGAGCGTTGCAAGTAGTTTTCACATAACCAAGAAATAATTACATTACTTCAGCTGGTAGGAGTTAGCAGGAAATATAGCGTCCGCTGCCCTAAAATCCGTTAAGTTGTcattttgatgttgttgtttttttcttctgtgGATTTCAAAAtcgtaaataaactataaaacgaCTGACTAGGTGTAGTAAGTATCAATTATGGCACATGGCATTTGActttaacaaatgtttttttctgtctGAAAGGGTCTTAGCAGACGACAGTTTTCTCTGGTTTTCTCTGTCGCATCCTTTCCAAGGTTCCCATCGAGAATTTATAAACAAGTCGTCTGCCTTCAACTCTTTCTAAAATCCCACGCTTGTAATAAtgtctgaaagaaaaaaatgaattaagcTTTAGTAAATTATCATGAACTGGACGTGTTTCAGGTTTGTATTAGTCATTCCATATATTATGTTGAAATGTTATATATCTCATTGAACATACTTGTATCATAAATTGTATTATAGTTATATCATTTTCCCATGAAACACACATGTGTATTTGTTATCAATGTCACTTCAGATTAATGATGAATACTGATTGTGAACGACACTATATGATAAAACTGTATGAGAGTACTTAAATGCACGGTATGCTTACCTCATAGCCCGGCTAAGTTTCTCATATGTCATGTTTTCGTTGCTCTTCAATGTACCCCATAGCTGCGCAACTGATTCCGATTGCACAAACCGGAAGACGCCCTCGTTTTGGTTTTCCCATTTCAAAATGGAAGGATTGTATGTCGGGTTGTTTAGCATGTCGTAGATAAATTCCCATAGGTGCTGACTCttcactgaaaaataaataaagattattAATGAATAATAATAGCTTTAAAAATCCTGTAAAATAATTTCGGTTGATCAGTACTTTAGTAAGTTAATTTTCCACttcgcaaaataaaacagtcgCATTTACTTCCCTTGATGTTATAACAATATTTGTTCtcaagatttacttccctttaaaaGTTAAGAAAATGGCGTTAGCttaaaaattcattgttttattataaagACTTGCTTCCTTGTTATATAGATCTACTTACTTTTCTTTTCTCTTTGCGCTTGCAGTTCCTCTTCAGTTGGTATGCTTTTTATTCGTGGCCGACCTGGCCGACGTCTTGGTGTCCCATTCGTATCGTAGCGCTCCCTAGCGGACATTTTGTACTGGGATTTCGGATTAAGATGATACTGAGTTGCTGTGAAATCGTACGGATAACTCACAGACTGGATACCGAGAGAATAGTTTAATGTTGCTTGTGGAGGCATCATACTTCCGGTGTCTGTAGACTGGCAAGACTGGGTACCACTTCCgtttgctaaaaatagaaaaaaaatgtccgTTTTATCTAAAATAGCAGATATAATTATTACAGTGGTTTGTTTTGTTGCTAGAACAGCCTTAATTAATTCCGTTGCCATATGTATATGCAATTATCTATTATCAAAATAGTAGCTAAAATGTGTTTAATCTATTTAAGAGAAAACAATTTCGTTGATATAAACTCTTACTGTATATGTAGTCGTAGGGAACAAGTCTCTCCGCTCCTTGACCATACATATCAGGACTAGTTTGGGTTGAGCTTTGACTTGGACTAGACACGTGACTGTGTGAAAGTTCACTTGGACTTGTTGCCATGGAAAAGCTGCTACTACTGCGAGATTCAATGTAACTGTAAGTTTGGTCGAGATCGGATTGCTCTGAGAAACTGGTGTCGGATGGCATGGTGaaatgtactgaaaaaaaaatagcgaTGAGTTACTGCTCATTTTAGAAGGCAACTGCTTTAACTTGTTTCAAGCAGAAAGACTGTGTCGCTCCCCTTACCGGCTAGCTTCTTTAAACAGGTTTGAATTACGTAAAAAACGTGCCATTTTTTACTCGTTTGAAACATATTTGTCCCTTCAATAGAAGAAAGGATCTAATGAAATGGATTACTTGAATTCCTTCAGATAATATTAAGATTTCCAGACAATATGGTTATTGAGAATGCTAAACAGAAATATCAGATCATTCAAATTTGTTTGTGTTCTTTCTTTAATATCTTTATAATCTTCTTAAAGTGAATATTATGTGAAATAAAGTCTTTGACATATACTTACATCCATTCACCAGTTGTCTGaacaatttatagaaaaaatctcCAAAGTACGGGTCCAAGGCTCTGAAGTCTTCGGGAGTCATTTTACACAGCATTTCCCCGGAAACTGTCCTAAAAGATTCACCACGAAGTAAAGAACAGTCGGCGCCATGTTTTTCAGCGGAGTAATATAACCAGTCCAGCACTTCCGTTGCACTCCAGTTCTCTGGATGCTTGACAGTCCAGCTCATTAACTCTGATGATGTAGTGTCTATAAATATAAGACAAAAATAAACATGTACTGCTGATGCATTTTTAGGTATAggtaaaatgtttttcatattcaAGTGTTGACAAACTATGAAAAAATAGTTAAGTGAAAAAAAGTTTCCTTAACgatatttttctgtaaatattttccAGATACTGTATTTCTTGTAAACTTTCATATAAACATGATACATACCATTTGAGTCTTCATCGTAAAAACTGTGTGTCTGTACGATGTTGTGTTGCTGAGCTTGTGAATATTTAATTGTTTCCTTCTGCGATGAGGTTGACGGCTGTGATACAAATCTTGATGTCATATCCGGTAACTGTATAAGGTCCGAATATTGCTTCAGTTCGTCAAAGTGTTTTATATAATCTTTATTGGTTTCTGTGTGGATCTTTTCATTAACATGACTATGTGTGCTTGAACCATCCGTGCATTTATTTACAGAATCACAGCTGTCTTTTACAATGCTTTGCAATGATATTGCAGACTGTAAAATGTCTTCAGGCACTACGTATTCTCGCGTAGGCACATTATATTGCGATGATGAGGCACTGTTTGTACTAGCGGATGAATATTGAGAGTCATCTTTGTTGTCTTTTGAAACAAATGAAAGATATTCATTGTCCATGTCAATTTGTTCTACTAGATCGTCGGCGATACTCTGTGTGTGGTGACCCGCCGACGGAAGCTGATTGGTCGGGTAAGATCTCTGCTGCATACAGGGACTTTCAAAGAAAGAGTTATAGGCAGTCATTCCGTCCTCGAATGGTGACAGAGCACTTTCTATTTGATCCATTAGATCAGTATGctgaaatagacaaaatatatttttatattcccTGTTGGTGGGCGTTATAGTGAAAGTAACTAACTTCTTAACTTTTTATTGGATGAAAGTTttcaaattcatcaaataaaagctGGGTTGTGTAGATAACCTTTTCGTGGCATAATACTTGTCAACATAACTCAATCGATCCTATTTACGTAGACTACAATTTACGTGAAGTATTCTGCTACATGTTAggacttcttttcttttttgttttctagGGTTAAAAGTGACAACAAATAAGATAGCAAACAATTTTCATCACCCTTTGATATGGCAAACCAGTTCACCGAAAGCGCAAGCTagaaaataagttaaaataaataaaaaagtgaaaaatatcaaaggaaCGTAAAAGATAAAATAGAAATGTGTGAAACATAGAGAAAAACGTGCGTGCAGAGAAAAAACGATGGTATACCTCTTCAGAATCCGCCGCCGGCATTATTGCGTCTTGTTCACCGTCGGAACCGTCGGAATCAAACTGTCGTTTGAGAGCTTTGGCCTGTTCGATTTCATCTAGGACACAATCCACGAGATAGAAAAGATCTAAGTGGTCAGCATCagctgaaagaaaaaaatagaaacttGCTTTTTCTGCTCTGCCTTTTTGTATGATTTATGTTCTAGTTTTActttagtaaaatatatttattcatgtCTTTTTCTATTAAATATCTTCTCTAAATAATTTCGCTTCAGTAGAATGTCTATGTTCTTTTGGGTAAGATATTAAGATGAAAaatgtgatgatgatgatgatgatgatggtaatgatgatgatgatgaatacaTTATATTGGTTATCATTATAATTTGTGAATATTTAAGCTTAAATAACTAGTCACAGATTACTTAAAACTATAGTTTTGTGCAACTTACAAAATGATGATTTTTCTCATGCATATTTACTTTTAACAGTAATGAAGTTTTAATCATGATTATTTACTTTATTAATGTTGTTTACTCATGCACATTTACTTTAGTAAAGGATGGTGCTCGTCCTTTCCGCGGCAATTCGGCAATTTTCAAAATTAGTAACTTTTGTTAACAGTGCCGATAGCTATATACTATACATGTAccaactgttttaaaataaatacgtTCCCTCTGAAATGTACTTTGGAGCAGAGGGGCtcacataaaaaaatatatatcatgcaCTTTCCATATTccaaacaacaaaagaaaaataaaccctTTTCCATTGTTAATATAAGTCAATATATATGGAacagtataaacaaaataaaagtacttTCAAATTAATTGCGTGTTAGATATAAAAGTTTTGGTTAGatgtcaaaatttaaaactttatcagGAAGCTGGTTTTTAAAATTACCTGATTCTAAATCCAGTGTCTGTGTTTCAACCATCAGGAAATATTTCGaggaaatagaaatttaaaatttaacacaAGTTTCCTTCTATTAAATAAAACCGAGGATGTTTCCTCATAAGATATTCATTTGAGTTTGAGCAAAGTTAGTGTTAACATGTTATATACAGGTTTTTGCGGTGAGCTTTCCAAAAAGGGCTGCTGGCAATTTTCAAAAGTGGGCGGGATTTAATTTTGATTGTCAAGAAGTCGTGTAATTAAAAGTTACAAGTGAGATACTGTTAAATATGATCCATCAATATTGACaagataaaatcaataaaatcgATAATTGAACGGAGATATACCTCCAGGAGTTGACAATGCGTCTAACTAGGGATGGTCTAGCTTGAAGGTCCACGGCGGATGCAAAGAGCCGAGGGAAAGAGAGACAGGGCCATGGATGGCCGCGGGAACGGCACATCCATCAAAacacgtgttgttgtttttttctaacggATTGTCATGATACACCAGTAACTACTAATTGTCTCACAGATCGGCCCCTTTTTTGTACTATATGTGACTTGTCATTGTTCTGTCTTGAAAAGACAGCTccgatgattttttaaatttgttgttttaatttatgattaattgaaatattttataaactttaaagtaAGCCGCCTTGTACAGTTAGTAAATGGAGAATTACCATttcaatcattttattttaaagacgatatctttgaaattatcagtaattgtttacaaataaaattaatagACGACTTGTAATGCTTTCTTCGACgttttatgtttcaaatttaGACTTAGGCTTTAAACTTTGTTCTGTCATTGTTAATCTAGTACAGATTCCAATGAACCTTTGTATGAATTTGCATTCTGTACATAAAGACAAGACAATTTCACCAATATAATTTTTCTATTGAACATTTGCCCTTCTTACTTTTCAGACTTTAAACGTTACTTAAATATACACTTTTTGGCATCTTATGCATTGATAAATTATTCTAGTACTGATCCCCAGTGAACGTTTTCCATTACAATTCTTAGAAAGTTTGCAAAATTGAAAAAGCTTGTAAATTCCCTTAAGGCGGCTGCGAGGATTTTTTTCTACCTATATGTCAGTTGTTTTAAGTCCCAGAATGGTAGGAAGTTTACTGCACATTTAACTAAACGAAGGAAGGCGCTACCTCTATAAATACACGTACAATTGAT
This Mercenaria mercenaria strain notata chromosome 17, MADL_Memer_1, whole genome shotgun sequence DNA region includes the following protein-coding sequences:
- the LOC123536193 gene encoding ETS-related transcription factor Elf-3-like isoform X2, which produces MPAADSEEHTDLMDQIESALSPFEDGMTAYNSFFESPCMQQRSYPTNQLPSAGHHTQSIADDLVEQIDMDNEYLSFVSKDNKDDSQYSSASTNSASSSQYNVPTREYVVPEDILQSAISLQSIVKDSCDSVNKCTDGSSTHSHVNEKIHTETNKDYIKHFDELKQYSDLIQLPDMTSRFVSQPSTSSQKETIKYSQAQQHNIVQTHSFYDEDSNDTTSSELMSWTVKHPENWSATEVLDWLYYSAEKHGADCSLLRGESFRTVSGEMLCKMTPEDFRALDPYFGDFFYKLFRQLVNGLHFTMPSDTSFSEQSDLDQTYSYIESRSSSSFSMATSPSELSHSHVSSPSQSSTQTSPDMYGQGAERLVPYDYIYTNGSGTQSCQSTDTGSMMPPQATLNYSLGIQSVSYPYDFTATQYHLNPKSQYKMSARERYDTNGTPRRRPGRPRIKSIPTEEELQAQREKKMKSQHLWEFIYDMLNNPTYNPSILKWENQNEGVFRFVQSESVAQLWGTLKSNENMTYEKLSRAMRHYYKRGILERVEGRRLVYKFSMGTLERMRQRKPEKTVVC
- the LOC123536193 gene encoding uncharacterized protein LOC123536193 isoform X1, translated to MVETQTLDLESADADHLDLFYLVDCVLDEIEQAKALKRQFDSDGSDGEQDAIMPAADSEEHTDLMDQIESALSPFEDGMTAYNSFFESPCMQQRSYPTNQLPSAGHHTQSIADDLVEQIDMDNEYLSFVSKDNKDDSQYSSASTNSASSSQYNVPTREYVVPEDILQSAISLQSIVKDSCDSVNKCTDGSSTHSHVNEKIHTETNKDYIKHFDELKQYSDLIQLPDMTSRFVSQPSTSSQKETIKYSQAQQHNIVQTHSFYDEDSNDTTSSELMSWTVKHPENWSATEVLDWLYYSAEKHGADCSLLRGESFRTVSGEMLCKMTPEDFRALDPYFGDFFYKLFRQLVNGLHFTMPSDTSFSEQSDLDQTYSYIESRSSSSFSMATSPSELSHSHVSSPSQSSTQTSPDMYGQGAERLVPYDYIYTNGSGTQSCQSTDTGSMMPPQATLNYSLGIQSVSYPYDFTATQYHLNPKSQYKMSARERYDTNGTPRRRPGRPRIKSIPTEEELQAQREKKMKSQHLWEFIYDMLNNPTYNPSILKWENQNEGVFRFVQSESVAQLWGTLKSNENMTYEKLSRAMRHYYKRGILERVEGRRLVYKFSMGTLERMRQRKPEKTVVC